The Poecilia reticulata strain Guanapo linkage group LG13, Guppy_female_1.0+MT, whole genome shotgun sequence genome has a segment encoding these proteins:
- the c18h3orf33 gene encoding protein C3orf33 homolog isoform X1, translated as MHRENVNNMPETSRETETVERGRDRQQRDQEHQTSRNVVSVISQLADDNLTLVRNISTGLAVAGVVVIARSIRVITKFQAASEIPLRFIEGNVSLRGKVCSITERGIEVEHVPIYLPIISPLLSKHRDASTTPLLVHLAGVELTPEGKTWLQKNLVPPQTVWLKLISREDDMLHCLVSQSRQGSMWSYCMNEELLRLGLARRAPIAGLPPGSPLYWRLHRRLHRAEVKAEKKGRGLWKKEGLWERAAKALKHNPLLRLMGRIFRRTRAE; from the exons ATGCATCGAGAAAATGTCAACAACATGCCGGAGACTtccagagaaacagaaaccGTGGAGAGAGGGAGGGACAGACAACAAAGAGACCAAGAACACCAGACGTCTCGTAACGTAGTGTCAGTGATATCTCAGTTAGCGGACGACAATTTGACTCTTGTGCGG AACATTAGCACTGGTCTGGCTGTTGCCGGTGTGGTTGTAATCGCAAGGAGCATCAGAGTG ATTACGAAATTTCAAGCCGCTTCCGAGATCCCGCTCCGTTTCATTGAGGGGAACGTCAGCCTTCGAGGAAAAGTTTGTTCCATCACAGAGAGAGGAATAGAAGTGGAGCACGTCCCAATTTATCTGCCAATCATCTCTCCGTTACTGTCAAAGCACCGGG ATGCGTCGACGACTCCGCTGCTGGTGCATCTGGCTGGAGTGGAGCTGACGCCGGAGGGAAAGACGTGGCTGCAGAAGAACCTGGTTCCTCCTCAAACCGTTTGGCTGAAACTCATCAGCAGAGAGGACGACATGCTGCACTGTCTGGTGTCCCAGAGCCGG CAGGGGTCGATGTGGAGCTACTGCATGAACGAGGAGCTCCTCCGGCTCGGCCTGGCCCGCAGAGCTCCCATCGCGGGGCTCCCGCCGGGCTCTCCCCTCTACTGGCGCCTGCACAGACGACTGCACAGGGCAGAGGTGAAGGCGGAGAAGAAGGGTCGGGGTCTGTGGAAGAAGGAGGGCTTGTGGGAGAGGGCTGCCAAAGCCCTCAAACACAATCCGCTGCTCAGACTGATGGGGAGGATCTTTAGAAGGACTCGCGCTGAGTGA
- the c18h3orf33 gene encoding protein C3orf33 homolog isoform X2 — translation MHRENVNNMPETSRETETVERGRDRQQRDQEHQTSRNVVSVISQLADDNLTLVRNISTGLAVAGVVVIARSIRVITKFQAASEIPLRFIEGNVSLRGKVCSITERGIEVEHVPIYLPIISPLLSKHRDASTTPLLVHLAGVELTPEGKTWLQKNLVPPQTVWLKLISREDDMLHCLVSQSRGSMWSYCMNEELLRLGLARRAPIAGLPPGSPLYWRLHRRLHRAEVKAEKKGRGLWKKEGLWERAAKALKHNPLLRLMGRIFRRTRAE, via the exons ATGCATCGAGAAAATGTCAACAACATGCCGGAGACTtccagagaaacagaaaccGTGGAGAGAGGGAGGGACAGACAACAAAGAGACCAAGAACACCAGACGTCTCGTAACGTAGTGTCAGTGATATCTCAGTTAGCGGACGACAATTTGACTCTTGTGCGG AACATTAGCACTGGTCTGGCTGTTGCCGGTGTGGTTGTAATCGCAAGGAGCATCAGAGTG ATTACGAAATTTCAAGCCGCTTCCGAGATCCCGCTCCGTTTCATTGAGGGGAACGTCAGCCTTCGAGGAAAAGTTTGTTCCATCACAGAGAGAGGAATAGAAGTGGAGCACGTCCCAATTTATCTGCCAATCATCTCTCCGTTACTGTCAAAGCACCGGG ATGCGTCGACGACTCCGCTGCTGGTGCATCTGGCTGGAGTGGAGCTGACGCCGGAGGGAAAGACGTGGCTGCAGAAGAACCTGGTTCCTCCTCAAACCGTTTGGCTGAAACTCATCAGCAGAGAGGACGACATGCTGCACTGTCTGGTGTCCCAGAGCCGG GGGTCGATGTGGAGCTACTGCATGAACGAGGAGCTCCTCCGGCTCGGCCTGGCCCGCAGAGCTCCCATCGCGGGGCTCCCGCCGGGCTCTCCCCTCTACTGGCGCCTGCACAGACGACTGCACAGGGCAGAGGTGAAGGCGGAGAAGAAGGGTCGGGGTCTGTGGAAGAAGGAGGGCTTGTGGGAGAGGGCTGCCAAAGCCCTCAAACACAATCCGCTGCTCAGACTGATGGGGAGGATCTTTAGAAGGACTCGCGCTGAGTGA